One genomic window of Bacillus mycoides includes the following:
- a CDS encoding TerD family protein produces the protein MVIQLQKGQKIDLAKTSPGLSRAVIGLGWDIKSYDGGSDFDLDASAFLLDANGKCTKETDFIFYNNLQSPCESVLHTGDNRTGAGDGDDEQLVVDLKKVPADVHKIAITVTIYDGEGRNQNFGQVANAFVRLANEETNEEVLRFDLGEDFSIETAVVFCELYRHNGQWKFSAVGSGFQGGLGALVRAYGLDA, from the coding sequence ATGGTTATTCAATTGCAAAAAGGACAGAAAATAGATTTAGCAAAAACAAGCCCAGGTTTATCACGAGCAGTAATTGGTCTTGGATGGGATATTAAATCTTATGATGGTGGATCTGATTTCGATTTAGATGCATCTGCCTTTTTATTAGATGCGAACGGGAAATGTACGAAGGAAACTGATTTTATTTTCTATAATAATTTACAGTCTCCTTGTGAATCAGTTTTACATACAGGAGATAACCGTACTGGTGCAGGTGACGGTGATGATGAGCAACTTGTTGTCGATTTGAAAAAGGTTCCAGCAGATGTTCATAAAATTGCTATTACAGTTACAATTTATGATGGAGAAGGCCGTAATCAAAACTTTGGACAGGTTGCAAATGCATTCGTTCGTTTAGCAAATGAAGAGACAAACGAAGAAGTTCTTCGTTTTGATTTAGGGGAAGATTTCTCCATTGAAACAGCAGTTGTCTTTTGTGAATTATATCGTCATAATGGACAGTGGAAGTTTAGTGCAGTAGGAAGTGGATTCCAAGGTGGATTAGGTGCGCTTGTAAGAGCGTATGGCTTGGATGCATAA
- a CDS encoding cell wall anchor protein has protein sequence MTKIFILASTLSLSFFSGLNIGSAATENFNPITNAIVQNSDHLAEGNSKDNNKPPGSNGSQDDSGSGGNGSGGNGSGGSGSGGNGSGGNGSGGNGSGGSGSDGSGSGGSGSGGNGSGGNGSGGNGSGGSGSDGSGSGGNGSGGNGSGGNGSGGSGSGGSGSGGNGSDGSGSGGNGSGGSGSGGSGSGGNGSGGNGSGGNGSDGSGSGGNRVKGDSSSQDGKGSQEGNRVKGDSSSQGGNVKDNATKQGDKLPTTAAHYPASILMGLSTFLIGMLLFIRRKNAK, from the coding sequence ATGACAAAAATCTTCATTTTAGCATCAACACTTTCTTTATCCTTTTTTAGCGGCTTAAATATTGGTAGTGCTGCAACTGAAAACTTCAATCCAATAACAAACGCTATTGTACAAAACAGTGATCATTTAGCAGAAGGAAACTCAAAAGATAATAATAAACCTCCAGGAAGCAACGGTTCTCAGGACGATAGTGGTTCTGGCGGCAATGGCTCTGGTGGCAACGGTTCTGGCGGTAGCGGCTCTGGTGGCAACGGTTCTGGTGGCAACGGTTCTGGTGGCAACGGTTCTGGCGGTAGCGGCTCTGATGGCAGTGGTTCTGGTGGTAGCGGCTCTGGTGGCAACGGTTCTGGTGGTAACGGTTCTGGTGGCAACGGTTCTGGCGGTAGCGGCTCTGATGGCAGTGGTTCTGGTGGCAACGGTTCTGGTGGCAATGGTTCTGGTGGCAATGGTTCCGGTGGTAGCGGCTCTGGCGGTAGCGGTTCTGGTGGCAACGGTTCTGATGGCAGTGGTTCTGGTGGCAACGGTTCTGGTGGCAGTGGTTCTGGTGGTAGCGGTTCTGGTGGCAACGGTTCCGGTGGTAACGGTTCTGGTGGCAACGGTTCTGATGGCAGTGGTTCTGGTGGCAATCGAGTTAAGGGCGATAGCAGTTCGCAAGATGGCAAAGGCTCTCAAGAGGGCAATCGAGTTAAAGGTGATAGCAGTTCACAAGGTGGTAACGTAAAAGATAATGCGACAAAACAAGGTGATAAGTTACCTACTACTGCAGCGCATTATCCTGCATCTATTTTAATGGGACTTTCAACATTCCTAATTGGTATGCTATTGTTTATTCGCCGTAAAAATGCAAAATAA
- a CDS encoding TerC family protein translates to MSILQGILDTYAQFFDLDMWIKVLQDPVSWGLIGTLVVLEGLLSADNALVLAVMVKHLPEEKRKKALFYGLIGAYVFRFIAIGIGMFLIKLAWVKVLGALYLAWLSIKYFIDKRKGTSEEEEAHGMNQNSILFRMFGVFWGTVAMVELMDIAFSVDSVLAAFGVSNEVWILLLGGMLGILMMRGIAGVFLKLLERIPELETTAYILILIIAAKMLLSVIHIEISHTVFFIVLVVAFAITFIIHYMKNSGQAREEVAATKNEHK, encoded by the coding sequence ATGAGTATTTTGCAAGGAATCCTTGATACGTATGCTCAGTTTTTCGACTTGGACATGTGGATTAAAGTGTTACAAGATCCAGTATCTTGGGGGTTAATAGGTACACTTGTTGTACTTGAAGGTTTATTATCTGCTGACAATGCACTTGTGTTAGCGGTAATGGTAAAACATCTTCCAGAAGAAAAACGAAAAAAAGCATTATTCTATGGACTGATTGGAGCTTATGTATTCCGTTTTATTGCAATTGGAATCGGAATGTTCTTAATTAAATTGGCATGGGTAAAAGTGTTAGGTGCGCTTTACTTAGCTTGGCTGTCAATTAAATATTTCATTGATAAAAGAAAAGGCACTTCAGAAGAAGAGGAAGCCCATGGTATGAACCAAAATAGTATTCTCTTCAGAATGTTCGGTGTTTTCTGGGGAACGGTTGCGATGGTTGAATTAATGGATATCGCATTCTCTGTGGATAGTGTACTTGCTGCATTTGGTGTATCGAATGAAGTTTGGATTTTACTATTAGGTGGAATGCTCGGTATTTTAATGATGCGCGGTATCGCTGGCGTATTCTTAAAATTGTTAGAGCGTATTCCAGAACTTGAAACGACAGCATATATTTTAATTTTAATTATTGCAGCAAAAATGCTATTGTCTGTCATTCATATTGAAATAAGTCATACAGTGTTCTTTATTGTTTTAGTTGTAGCGTTTGCAATAACATTTATAATTCACTACATGAAGAATAGTGGACAAGCACGAGAAGAAGTTGCAGCTACTAAAAATGAACATAAATAA
- a CDS encoding toxic anion resistance protein: protein MNNPVVLDSKTELNEQTAQDVRLQLRQDAEVQRIYNAVDIKDQLELIELGKEPSMEISRFADQILHTMSLSKVEDSGELLKQLGKIMDRFDSKDFAEEKSGFFSRMFKKADKMIEQIFSKYQTMGREMDKVYVEITKYQDEMKKSIGTLDGLYEQNLKYYLDLEKYVVAGEMLLERLNTELVPMYEERIRNNDQLAGIELESLKNSVEILEQRIDDLEKARMVALLTAPQIRMIQRGNNKLIGKINTAFITTIPIFKNGIIQAVNAKRQKLVADSMAELDRRTNELLKKNAQNIATQSVEVARISGSSSIKMETLEETWNIISRGMQETQQIEEQNKREREESRKRMATLTENIKKELQG from the coding sequence ATGAATAACCCAGTCGTACTAGATTCGAAAACAGAATTGAATGAGCAAACCGCACAAGATGTTCGCTTGCAACTTAGACAAGATGCTGAAGTACAACGTATTTATAATGCAGTAGACATTAAAGACCAATTAGAATTAATCGAGCTTGGAAAAGAGCCTTCTATGGAGATTTCACGTTTCGCTGATCAAATTTTACATACAATGTCTTTATCGAAAGTAGAAGACTCTGGTGAATTATTAAAACAGCTTGGTAAAATTATGGACAGATTTGATAGTAAAGACTTTGCGGAAGAGAAAAGTGGTTTCTTCTCACGTATGTTCAAAAAAGCAGATAAAATGATTGAACAAATCTTTAGTAAGTATCAGACGATGGGTCGCGAAATGGATAAAGTATACGTAGAAATTACGAAGTATCAAGATGAAATGAAAAAATCAATTGGTACGTTAGATGGTTTATATGAGCAAAACTTAAAGTATTATTTAGACTTAGAAAAATACGTAGTAGCAGGGGAAATGTTATTAGAGCGTTTAAATACAGAGTTAGTTCCGATGTACGAAGAACGCATACGTAATAATGATCAGTTAGCAGGTATTGAATTAGAATCGCTTAAAAACTCTGTTGAAATTTTAGAACAACGTATTGATGATTTAGAAAAAGCACGTATGGTTGCTCTATTAACAGCGCCACAAATTCGTATGATTCAACGCGGTAACAATAAATTAATCGGTAAAATCAATACAGCATTTATTACAACGATTCCTATTTTTAAAAATGGTATCATTCAAGCGGTAAATGCGAAACGTCAAAAACTTGTTGCGGACTCTATGGCTGAACTTGATCGCCGTACAAATGAATTACTTAAGAAAAATGCACAAAATATCGCAACTCAAAGTGTGGAAGTAGCGAGAATATCAGGTTCTTCTAGTATTAAGATGGAAACACTTGAGGAAACTTGGAACATTATTTCAAGAGGTATGCAAGAAACACAACAAATTGAAGAGCAAAATAAACGTGAGCGTGAAGAAAGTCGTAAGCGTATGGCTACATTAACAGAAAACATTAAAAAAGAATTACAAGGATAA
- a CDS encoding ROK family protein, which translates to MKEYIAFDIGGTQIKYGIVSEIGVVLMHKKVPTEIHLGGEQIVQKLIYLSKKLMTEHTISGIGISTAGIVDIDKGVITGGVDHIPRYANISIVERLQEALKVPVSIENDVNCAALGEKWKGTGRRESDFIMLTLGTGIGGAIVINGELYRGHSFGAGEWGNMLIEGNTFEEVASISGLIHLVRRYKGEKEWDGKTIFELYDKGDSGVTQAVKIFFKHLAIGISNLAYIFNPKIIIIGGGITERGDDFLNEVKKEIGTYLNQEIYSNCEIKLAQSGNCAGMIGSIYHLLHQYK; encoded by the coding sequence ATGAAAGAATATATTGCATTTGATATTGGTGGTACGCAAATTAAATATGGAATTGTTTCAGAAATAGGGGTAGTACTAATGCATAAAAAGGTCCCAACAGAAATTCACTTGGGCGGGGAACAAATTGTTCAAAAGCTTATATATTTATCAAAAAAGTTAATGACTGAACATACTATTTCCGGAATTGGTATTAGTACAGCGGGAATTGTTGATATTGATAAAGGAGTGATAACGGGAGGTGTGGATCATATTCCGCGTTATGCTAATATTTCTATTGTTGAGAGATTACAAGAAGCATTAAAAGTTCCTGTATCTATTGAAAATGATGTTAATTGTGCAGCCTTAGGCGAGAAATGGAAAGGTACAGGGAGGAGAGAAAGCGATTTTATTATGCTTACGCTTGGAACGGGCATTGGTGGAGCAATTGTTATAAATGGGGAGTTATACCGTGGACATTCGTTTGGCGCTGGGGAATGGGGGAACATGTTAATAGAAGGGAATACTTTTGAGGAGGTTGCCTCAATTTCGGGATTAATTCATCTTGTACGAAGATATAAAGGGGAAAAGGAGTGGGATGGTAAAACAATTTTCGAATTATATGATAAGGGTGATAGCGGTGTTACTCAAGCCGTGAAGATTTTCTTTAAACATTTGGCGATTGGAATTAGTAACCTTGCTTATATTTTTAATCCGAAAATAATTATTATTGGTGGAGGAATTACTGAAAGAGGAGATGATTTCTTAAATGAAGTGAAGAAAGAGATAGGAACATACTTAAATCAAGAGATTTATAGTAATTGTGAGATTAAACTTGCACAAAGCGGCAATTGTGCAGGAATGATTGGTTCTATTTACCACTTATTACATCAGTATAAATAA
- a CDS encoding TerD family protein produces the protein MASISLKKGQKVDLTKTNPGLSKVLVGLGWDTNRYDGQNDFDLDVSIFLVGANGKVSGAEDFVFYNNPKGANGAVEHLGDNRTGEGEGDDETIKIDLKNVPAHIERICFTITIYDGEGRSQNFGQVSNSFVRILDEEKNAELIRYDLGEDFSIETAVVVSELYRHAGEWKFNAIGSGFQGGLGSLCNNFGLDVE, from the coding sequence ATGGCATCAATTTCATTGAAAAAAGGACAAAAGGTAGACTTAACAAAAACAAATCCAGGTCTTTCGAAAGTTCTTGTAGGGCTTGGTTGGGATACGAATCGTTATGACGGACAAAACGATTTCGATTTAGATGTTAGTATCTTCTTAGTAGGTGCTAACGGTAAAGTTTCAGGAGCAGAGGATTTCGTCTTCTATAATAATCCAAAAGGTGCGAATGGTGCTGTAGAGCATTTAGGGGATAACCGTACAGGTGAAGGTGAAGGCGACGATGAAACAATTAAAATAGACTTAAAAAATGTTCCTGCACATATCGAACGTATTTGCTTCACAATCACAATTTATGATGGAGAAGGCCGTAGCCAAAACTTCGGACAAGTTTCTAACTCTTTCGTACGCATTCTGGATGAAGAAAAGAATGCAGAATTAATTCGTTACGATTTAGGAGAAGATTTCTCTATTGAAACAGCTGTAGTAGTAAGCGAATTATACCGTCACGCAGGTGAATGGAAATTCAATGCAATCGGAAGTGGATTCCAAGGTGGATTAGGTTCTCTATGTAATAACTTCGGTTTAGATGTAGAGTAA
- a CDS encoding YceG family protein translates to MFSRFTLQPCALKDESDLKQFEALLEKRPQYELTENEMKFSYIASRILGVPNDVDEYFNELFDYSEAKGIEVLHEQNLNKVIDPEKLRHIQEVFALHQEAPNGLTVNRLVAHLSGKQLLPQVDNPDLQHYIHTTFISVLKLYEKQHNQSLKTEGFRRFLIDMIKLSENYVAKWFSTINYKKQMPRIVWYGDATESRIYFLYFLIMLGCDVLYYHPEGKDGFESVDEEGKTFVVSHSGRISLEPFPDRRRERVATVAYQASKEIEQVLHHDNSLLYKPWQFRSYTPVARTLKTTYDELFLITKEKAFVRPTFFVENKHIYIPSLFAKISGVSKNDKEYFQRLKAVTSFDNSFLINTFPFTKEQKANFQYHYRDALDRTGKLHPDLIMNSHWWPHKRLPEGLQHGIAEAIIHTCESEMCKPIAKETKQDVALYVFAQLSQIPPNILEQLEKFDYSQEVPKIVIFNNEKSGELSRSDAVLLLFLNQIGVDVFHFNPTGRNDIEPYIESGAFDSHWLEEVNFDLEFHGSSAYKNLSQTIKGLFRPFL, encoded by the coding sequence GTGTTTTCACGTTTTACACTTCAACCATGTGCATTAAAAGATGAATCAGATTTAAAGCAATTTGAAGCGCTTTTAGAAAAACGCCCACAATATGAACTGACAGAGAATGAGATGAAATTTAGTTATATAGCAAGTCGCATTCTTGGTGTTCCTAATGATGTAGATGAATATTTCAATGAGCTATTTGATTATAGTGAAGCAAAAGGGATCGAGGTTTTGCATGAACAAAATTTAAATAAGGTGATTGATCCCGAAAAACTGCGCCATATTCAAGAAGTTTTTGCATTACATCAAGAAGCACCGAATGGACTTACAGTAAATAGGCTTGTAGCACATTTGTCTGGAAAACAACTATTACCGCAAGTAGACAATCCTGATTTACAGCATTATATACATACGACGTTTATTTCTGTATTGAAATTGTATGAGAAACAACATAATCAATCTTTAAAAACAGAAGGATTCCGGCGTTTCTTAATCGATATGATTAAATTAAGTGAAAATTACGTAGCGAAGTGGTTCTCTACGATTAATTATAAGAAACAAATGCCGCGTATCGTTTGGTACGGTGATGCGACGGAGAGTCGTATATATTTCTTATACTTTCTTATTATGCTCGGCTGCGATGTGCTTTATTATCACCCAGAAGGAAAAGATGGATTTGAGAGTGTAGATGAGGAAGGAAAGACCTTTGTCGTATCTCATTCGGGCCGTATTTCATTGGAACCATTTCCTGATCGGCGTCGTGAACGCGTTGCAACAGTAGCTTATCAAGCTTCAAAAGAAATCGAGCAAGTACTTCACCACGATAATTCATTATTATACAAACCGTGGCAATTCCGTTCGTATACACCTGTAGCCCGTACGCTCAAAACAACGTACGATGAACTCTTTTTAATTACGAAAGAAAAGGCATTTGTACGTCCAACATTCTTTGTTGAAAATAAGCATATTTATATTCCTTCTTTATTTGCAAAAATATCAGGTGTTTCAAAGAATGATAAAGAATATTTCCAGCGATTAAAGGCTGTTACATCATTTGATAACAGTTTCTTAATTAATACATTCCCGTTTACGAAAGAACAAAAAGCGAATTTCCAATATCATTATCGAGATGCATTGGACCGCACAGGGAAGTTACATCCGGATTTAATTATGAACAGCCATTGGTGGCCACATAAGCGTTTACCAGAAGGATTACAACATGGTATTGCAGAAGCAATCATCCATACGTGTGAAAGTGAAATGTGTAAACCAATTGCGAAAGAGACGAAACAAGATGTAGCACTGTATGTTTTCGCACAACTCTCTCAAATACCACCGAACATTTTAGAGCAGCTTGAGAAATTTGATTATTCGCAAGAAGTACCGAAAATTGTTATATTTAATAATGAGAAGAGCGGAGAATTAAGTCGTTCTGATGCTGTGTTATTACTATTTTTAAATCAAATTGGAGTAGATGTATTCCACTTTAATCCAACGGGGAGAAACGATATTGAACCGTATATTGAATCAGGAGCATTTGATTCACATTGGCTTGAAGAAGTTAATTTTGATCTTGAATTTCATGGTTCATCAGCCTATAAAAATTTATCACAAACAATAAAAGGACTATTTCGTCCATTTTTATAA
- a CDS encoding cation-translocating P-type ATPase: MSNWYSKTKNQTLIDLETNEQHGLTDENVNERLKQYGPNELTSKQKRTLWQRVFAQINDVLVYVLIIAALISAFVGEWADASIIALVVVLNAVIGVIQESKAEQALEALKKMATPKAIVKRDGELKEIPSERVVPGDIVMLDAGRYIPCDLRLIETANLKIEESALTGESVPVDKDAVYHPSMQSDEQVPLGDQKNMAFMSTLVTYGRGVGVAVETGMKSQIGKIATLLHEAEDDMTPLQKSLAQVGKYLGFVAVAICVIMFLIGFLQGRDTLEMFMTAISLAVAAIPEGLPAIVSIVLAIGVQRMIKQNVIIRKLPAVEALGSVTIICSDKTGTLTQNKMTVTHFYSDRAYDQLENLNVNNAAHRLLLENMVLCNDASYGADSQTGDPTEIALLVAGSSFNIQKDYLENKHDRVNELPFDSDRKMMSTVHTYDEGYYSMTKGAIDKLLPHCTHIFINNKLEVLTDSDKNQILEAAGSMSQEALRVLSFAYKRYDSNDVDINHLEENLIFIGLVGMIDPPRTEVKDSIIECKKAGIRTVMITGDHKDTAFAIAKELGIAEEKSEIMIGTELDNISDTELASKINHLNVFARVSPEHKVKIVKALRDEGNIVSMTGDGVNDAPSLKQADVGVAMGITGTDVAKGAADVVLTDDNFSSIVKAVEEGRNIYRNIKKSILFLLSCNFGEIIALFLAILLGWATPLRPIHILWVNLITDTLPALSLGVDPEDPDVMKDKPRHAKESLFSGSVPFLIFNGVVIGLLTLTAFIVGAKLYTGDTNLFPLFPDQIDEDALLHAQTMAFVVLSFSQLVHSFNLRSRTKSIFSIGIFTNKYLVFSLLIGVLMQVCIISIPPLANIFGVHALTMRDWGFVLLLSIIPLVVNEIIKLFKRK, encoded by the coding sequence ATGAGCAATTGGTACAGTAAGACGAAAAATCAAACATTAATCGACCTAGAAACAAATGAACAGCACGGTTTAACAGATGAAAACGTAAATGAACGTTTAAAACAGTATGGTCCAAACGAATTGACTTCGAAACAAAAACGTACTTTATGGCAGCGCGTTTTCGCCCAAATTAATGACGTCCTCGTATATGTCCTTATTATCGCTGCCCTTATTTCCGCCTTTGTAGGTGAATGGGCCGATGCAAGTATTATCGCGCTCGTTGTAGTTTTAAATGCTGTTATCGGTGTAATCCAAGAATCGAAAGCAGAACAGGCTTTAGAAGCATTGAAAAAGATGGCAACCCCTAAAGCTATCGTAAAGCGAGATGGTGAACTTAAAGAGATTCCATCTGAGCGCGTCGTTCCAGGTGATATCGTTATGCTTGATGCTGGGCGGTATATCCCCTGCGATTTACGACTTATCGAAACTGCGAATTTAAAAATTGAAGAATCTGCTCTAACTGGTGAATCTGTCCCTGTCGATAAAGATGCAGTCTACCACCCTTCCATGCAAAGTGATGAGCAAGTACCATTAGGCGATCAAAAAAACATGGCCTTTATGTCGACGTTAGTAACATACGGACGTGGCGTCGGTGTTGCTGTCGAAACTGGAATGAAATCACAAATCGGAAAAATCGCAACTCTTTTGCATGAAGCTGAAGATGATATGACACCGCTTCAAAAAAGCTTAGCACAAGTAGGAAAATATTTAGGTTTTGTCGCTGTAGCTATTTGCGTTATTATGTTTCTCATCGGTTTTTTACAAGGAAGAGATACTTTGGAAATGTTTATGACCGCAATTAGTTTAGCTGTTGCAGCCATTCCAGAAGGCTTACCAGCTATCGTTTCCATCGTTCTTGCAATTGGTGTTCAGCGTATGATTAAACAGAACGTTATCATTCGTAAACTACCAGCTGTTGAAGCTCTCGGTTCTGTCACGATTATTTGTTCAGATAAAACAGGTACATTAACTCAAAATAAAATGACTGTTACTCACTTTTATAGTGATCGTGCATACGATCAGCTAGAAAATTTGAATGTAAATAATGCTGCACACCGTCTATTATTAGAAAATATGGTTTTATGCAACGATGCTTCTTACGGTGCCGACTCACAAACGGGGGATCCTACAGAAATTGCCCTTCTTGTTGCCGGAAGCTCTTTTAACATTCAAAAAGATTATTTAGAAAATAAACATGATCGTGTTAACGAATTGCCTTTCGATTCTGATCGTAAAATGATGTCAACTGTACATACGTACGATGAAGGCTACTATAGCATGACGAAAGGTGCTATTGATAAACTTTTACCTCACTGTACCCATATTTTTATAAATAATAAACTGGAGGTCCTAACAGATTCTGATAAAAATCAAATATTAGAAGCTGCCGGGTCAATGTCGCAAGAAGCCTTGAGAGTACTTTCATTCGCATATAAACGATACGATTCAAACGATGTGGATATTAATCACCTCGAAGAAAATCTCATCTTTATCGGTCTTGTCGGTATGATTGATCCACCACGCACAGAAGTAAAAGATTCAATTATAGAATGTAAAAAAGCTGGTATTCGCACAGTTATGATTACTGGTGATCATAAGGATACCGCCTTTGCAATTGCCAAAGAACTTGGTATTGCTGAAGAAAAATCTGAAATTATGATTGGAACTGAATTAGATAACATTTCAGATACAGAACTAGCAAGTAAAATTAATCACTTAAATGTCTTTGCTAGGGTTTCTCCAGAACATAAAGTGAAGATTGTAAAAGCATTACGTGATGAAGGAAATATCGTTTCCATGACTGGTGACGGTGTAAATGATGCTCCCTCTTTAAAACAAGCTGATGTTGGAGTAGCGATGGGAATTACAGGAACAGATGTCGCAAAAGGCGCAGCAGATGTAGTTTTAACAGATGACAACTTCTCATCTATTGTGAAAGCTGTTGAAGAAGGAAGAAATATTTATCGTAATATTAAAAAGTCTATTCTCTTCCTACTCTCTTGTAACTTCGGCGAAATTATAGCTCTCTTTTTAGCTATTTTACTCGGCTGGGCAACACCACTACGACCTATTCACATTTTGTGGGTAAATTTAATTACAGATACACTGCCTGCATTATCACTCGGTGTTGATCCTGAAGATCCAGATGTGATGAAGGACAAACCACGACATGCGAAAGAAAGCTTATTTAGCGGCAGCGTTCCTTTTCTTATTTTCAATGGGGTTGTAATTGGACTTCTTACTTTAACAGCCTTTATCGTTGGGGCAAAGCTCTATACAGGAGATACAAATTTATTTCCTCTCTTCCCAGATCAAATTGATGAAGACGCTCTATTACACGCTCAAACGATGGCATTTGTCGTTCTTAGTTTTTCTCAACTCGTTCATTCATTTAACTTACGTTCAAGAACGAAATCAATTTTTTCAATTGGGATATTTACAAATAAATATTTAGTCTTCTCACTTCTAATCGGTGTTCTTATGCAAGTGTGTATCATCTCCATCCCACCTCTTGCCAATATATTTGGTGTGCATGCATTAACAATGCGAGATTGGGGATTTGTTCTCTTGTTAAGTATCATTCCGCTTGTTGTGAATGAAATCATTAAATTATTTAAGAGAAAATAA
- a CDS encoding TerD family protein — translation MPIILEKGQKIDLTKGQPRVAKLQVGLGWDPIGQSGGFLSSLFGSKPSVDCDASVVMLEGDRFLNKNDLVYFGNKLSTCGSIIHSGDNLTGEGAGDDETIFVELHKVPSRINRLVFVVNIYDCVNRRQDFGMIRNAYIRIQNPQTGEELARYNLSDNYAGKMTLIAGEMYRDGNEWKFSAVGEGTQDKNLSEIVSRYQ, via the coding sequence ATGCCTATTATTTTAGAAAAAGGACAAAAGATTGATTTAACGAAAGGACAACCGAGAGTAGCGAAACTGCAGGTTGGCTTAGGCTGGGATCCAATTGGGCAATCAGGTGGGTTTCTGTCTTCTTTATTTGGAAGTAAACCAAGTGTAGATTGTGATGCATCTGTTGTTATGTTAGAAGGAGATCGTTTTTTAAACAAAAATGATTTAGTTTACTTCGGCAACAAACTTTCTACTTGTGGTAGTATTATTCATTCAGGAGATAATTTAACAGGTGAAGGCGCTGGTGACGACGAAACAATTTTCGTAGAATTACATAAAGTTCCGAGCCGTATTAATCGTTTAGTATTCGTTGTAAATATTTATGACTGTGTAAATCGTCGTCAAGATTTCGGGATGATTCGCAATGCATATATTCGTATTCAAAACCCACAAACAGGTGAAGAATTAGCACGTTATAACTTGTCAGATAATTACGCTGGCAAAATGACTTTAATTGCAGGGGAAATGTATCGAGACGGAAACGAATGGAAGTTTTCAGCAGTTGGAGAAGGAACACAAGATAAAAACTTAAGTGAGATTGTATCACGTTACCAATAA